A window of the Brassica oleracea var. oleracea cultivar TO1000 chromosome C1, BOL, whole genome shotgun sequence genome harbors these coding sequences:
- the LOC106344796 gene encoding uncharacterized protein LOC106344796 has translation MTDIDIGTAAERNDDGGGRREPLINREKKFKRSVSNVHDELHSFRKYLRWMCVDQSSPWTAVLSWSMFVVFTLVVPAMSHFMLACANCDSHHSRPYDSGVQLSLSSFAALSFLCLSRFVSKFGLRRFLFFDKLWDESSTVRRGYTNQLNRSLKILFYFVAPCFLAMSSYKIWWYASGASQIPFLGNVILSDTVACLMELCSWLYRTTVIFLVCVLFRLICHLQILRLQDFAQVFQMDSDVGSILSEHLRIRRHLRIISHRYRIFILSSLILVTGSQLYSLLITTKSHTGLNVNSAGELALCSMTLVTALLILLRSASKITHKAQAVTCLAAKWHVCATIESFETVDGGTPRLVDRASGHGFYSTDVEIGDTDDSEDYGEEEDDFDNDDLIPAYAYSTISFQKRQALVHYFENNKAGITVFGFTLDRSTLHTIFGIEMSLVLWLLGKTIGIS, from the exons ATGACGGACATCGACATCGGAACCGCAGCAGAGAGAAACGACGACGGAGGAGGAAGACGAGAGCCGTTGATTAACCGTGAAAAGAAGTTCAAGCGTTCTGTCTCGAACGTGCACGACGAACTCCATAGTTTCAGGAAATATCTGAGATGGATGTGCGTGGACCAGTCGAGCCCTTGGACAGCGGTTCTCTCCTGGTCGATGTTCGTCGTTTTCACGCTCGTGGTTCCGGCGATGTCTCACTTCATGCTCGCTTGCGCCAACTGCGATAGCCATCACTCGAGGCCGTACGATTCTGGGGTTCAGCTTTCTCTCAGCAGCTTTGCTGCCCTTTCTTTTCTTTGTCTCTCAAGATTTGTCAGCAAGTTTGGTCTCCGACGGTTCCTCTTCTTCGATAAGCTTTGGGATGAGAGCTCCACTGTTCGCCGAGGCTACACCAATCAGCTCAAT AGATCGCTTAAGATTCTCTTCTACTTCGTCGCTCCTTGTTTCTTAGCAATGAGCTCATACAAGATATGGTGGTACGCTTCGGGAGCATCTCAGATTCCTTTCCTCGGTAACGTTATCTTGAGTGATACAGTCGCTTGTCTGATGGAGCTCTGCTCGTGGCTCTACCGTACTACAGTGATCTTCTTGGTTTGTGTCCTCTTCCGTCTCATCTGCCATCTCCAGATCCTCAGGCTTCAAGACTTTGCTCAGGTTTTTCAAATGGATTCAGACGTTGGTTCTATCTTGTCTGAACATCTCCGCATCAGACGTCACCTGAGAATCATCAGCCACCGTTACCGAATCTTCATATTGTCGTCCTTGATTCTTGTCACTGGAAGTCAGTTATACTCGTTGCTTATTACCACCAAGTCCCATACTGGATTAAATGTCAACAGTGCTGGAGAACTCGCT CTATGTTCAATGACGCTGGTCACTGCGCTGCTCATTCTACTACGAAGTGCCTCAAAGATCACACACAAGGCTCAGGCGGTGACTTGCCTTGCTGCAAAGTGGCATGTGTGCGCGACAATAGAATCATTTGAGACGGTGGATGGAGGGACTCCAAGGTTAGTTGATAGAGCAAGCGGACACGGATTCTATTCAACAGATGTGGAAATTGGAGACACAGACGATAGTGAAGATTATGGAGAGGAAGAAGATGATTTTGATAACGATGATCTCATTCCTGCTTATGCTTATAGCACCATATCATTCCAAAAACGACAAGCTCTAG TGCATTACTTTGAGAACAACAAAGCAGGAATCACAGTGTTTGGGTTTACACTTGATAGAAGTACTCTCCATACAATATTTGGGATCGAAATGTCGCTTGTTCTCTGGCTTTTGGGTAAGACCATTGGGATCTCTTGA
- the LOC106306391 gene encoding EH domain-containing protein 1: MEIDSVAAGSCSKENQLIYKEWFEFADSDGDGRITGNDAIKFFSMSNLPRPELKQVWAIADAKRQGYLGFKDFIVAMQLVSLAQTGHEISHDVLHSDVDFKNMNPPVMEGLGVLMAKKKHSSSKSSDLNVNGSPSADASLTAHWFSSKSSKKISLSSVTSIVDGLKRLYIQKLKPLEVAYRFNDFVSPLLTNSDFDAKPMVMLLGQYSTGKTTFIKHLLKASYPGAHIGPEPTTDRFVVVMSGPDERSIPGNTVAVQADMPFSGLTTFGTAFLSKFECSQMPHPLLEHVAFVDTPGVLSGEKQRTQRAYDFTGVTSWFASKCDLILLLFDPHKLDVSDEFKRVISSLRGHDDKIRVVLNKADQVDTQQLMRVYGALMWSLGKVLNTPEVSRVYIGSFSDKPINEAATGPIGRELFEKEQDDLLADLKDIPKKACDRRINEFVKRARAAKIHACIISHLKKEMPAIMGKAKAQQKLVDNLEDVFGKVQREHHLPKGDFPNVEQFREVLCGYNIDKFEKLKPKMLQTVDDMLGYDIPELLKNFRNPYD; this comes from the exons ATGGAGATCGATTCCGTGGCAGCTGGTTCGTGTTCAAAGGAGAATCAACTGATCTACAAGGAATGGTTCGAGTTCGCCGATTCAG ACGGAGATGGACGCATTACTGGTAACGACGCGATCAAGTTCTTCTCCATGTCGAATTTGCCTCGACCCGAGTTGAAGCAG GTGTGGGCAATTGCAGATGCAAAGAGACAGGGATATCTTGGTTTCAAAGATTTCATTGTTGCTATGCAG CTCGTTTCTTTGGCTCAAACTGGACATGAGATTTCGCATGACGTTCTTCATAGCGATG TTGACTTCAAGAATATGAATCCTCCTGTTATGGAAGGTCTAGGTGTATTAATGGCG AAGAAGAAGCATTCATCATCAAAGTCCAGTGATCTTAATGTTAATG GTAGTCCTTCTGCAGATGCATCACTTACAGCGCACTGGTTCTCTTCAAAATCTTCTAAAAAG ATTTCTCTGTCCTCCGTAACATCTATAGTCGATGGCCTGAAGAGGCTGTACATTCAAAAGCTGAAGCCACTCGAAGTTGCTTATCGGTTCAACGATTTTGTATCCCCTTTGTTG ACGAACAGTGATTTCGATGCAAAACCCATGGTAATGCTTCTGGGTCAATATTCCACTGGAAAAACAACATTCATTAAGCATTTGCTTAAAGCTAGTTATCCAG GAGCTCATATTGGACCTGAACCAACTACTGACAGATTTGTTGTTGTCATG TCTGGACCTGATGAAAGAAGCATTCCAGGGAACACAGTAGCGGTTCAAGCAGATATGCCATTCAGCGGTCTTACAACTTTCGGGACTGCCTTTTTGTCGAAGTTTGAATGTTCTCAGATGCCTCACCCT CTGCTGGAGCACGTAGCATTTGTCGACACTCCTGGAGTTTTATCAGGGGAAAAGCAACGGACACAGCGAGCATATGACTTCACTGGTGTTACATCATGGTTCGCCTCTAAGTGTGATCTCATCCTCCTCCTGTTCGATCCTCACAAGCTGGATGTAAGCGATGAGTTCAAGCGGGTTATTTCATCTTTACGAGGTCACGACGACAAGATCCGCGTTGTTCTGAATAAGGCTGACCAAGTGGACACTCAGCAG TTAATGAGAGTATATGGTGCTCTCATGTGGTCACTTGGGAAAGTTCTCAATACTCCCGAGGTTTCCCGTGTCTACATTGG TTCGTTCAGTGATAAACCCATTAATGAAGCTGCGACTGGTCCAATTGGGAGAGAATTGTTTGAAAAGGAGCAAGATGACCTTCTCGCTGATTTGAAAGACATTCCAAAGAAAGCTTGTGATCGTCGA ATAAATGAGTTTGTGAAAAGGGCAAGAGCTGCAAAGATACATGCGTGCATCATCAGCCATTTGAAGAAGGAGATGCCAGCCATAATGGGAAAAGCCAAAGCTCAACAGAAACTGGTAGATAACTTGGAAGACGTCTTTGGAAAG GTACAAAGAGAGCATCACTTACCAAAAGGAGATTTCCCAAACGTGGAGCAGTTCAGGGAGGTGCTATGTGGTTACAACATCGACAAGTTCGAGAAGCTAAAGCCGAAAATGTTGCAGACTGTTGATGATATGTTGGGGTATGACATTCCAGAGCTCTTGAAAAATTTCAGAAACCCCTATGATTAA